One window of Salegentibacter sp. Hel_I_6 genomic DNA carries:
- the bglX gene encoding beta-glucosidase BglX has translation MKKLNLLGFFLLSCFIASAQESTIKSSVRNVETKVDSVLALMTLEEKVGQLVQYNGSWDLTGPASEMNSKEKEENLKNGKVGAMLNVLSVEATAEAQRLVMENSRLKIPLMFGYDVIHGYTTIFPVPLAETASWDLEAMRKSAEIAALESAANGVNWTFSPMIDVSRDARWGRIMEGSGEDTYLTAKVAVAKVEGYQGNDLANSRSIAATAKHFAGYGFGEAGRDYNTVHIGENELHNTILPPFKAAAEAGVATFMNAFNDIDGTPATGHKILQRDILKRDWDWDGFVVSDWGSIPEMIPHGFAKDKMQAAEIALNAGSDMDMEGGAYESSLVELVENEKVSLDYIDDAVKRVLRVKFKLGLFDDPYLYANPALLEQISFEDHKELARDVAKKSIVLLKNEGDLLPLKDEVKNIAVIGPLADDKDTPIGNWRAQGEANSAVSLLEGLKNNAGKNVNITYAKGADLGVGERSFLMPLEINKTDKSGFEEAINTASKADMVIMALGEDAFQTGEGRSQVNIGLAGVQQELLEEIYKVNQNIVLVLINGRPLEITWASENIPAIVEAWQLGSESGNAIADVLLGNYNPSGKLPVSFPRAVGQEPLYYNQKSTGRPSNPEHVTYSGYTDEKKDALYPFGFGLSYTNFEYSDLQLSSEEMNPDGNSQASITLKNTGDVEGKEIVQLYLRDLVASTTRPVIELKGFEAVNLAPGASKTVTFEINEEMLQFYTANRKWESEAGEFEVFIGGNSRDLQKVKFSLKK, from the coding sequence ATGAAAAAACTAAATTTATTAGGTTTTTTTCTGTTGAGCTGTTTTATTGCAAGCGCACAGGAATCAACCATAAAAAGTTCGGTTAGAAATGTGGAAACCAAAGTAGATTCGGTTTTGGCATTAATGACGTTGGAAGAAAAAGTTGGACAACTTGTTCAATATAACGGTAGTTGGGATCTTACCGGTCCCGCTTCTGAAATGAACAGTAAAGAAAAGGAAGAAAACCTTAAAAACGGAAAGGTAGGCGCAATGCTTAATGTACTTTCGGTAGAAGCTACAGCAGAAGCACAAAGACTGGTCATGGAAAATTCCCGTTTGAAAATACCGTTGATGTTTGGCTACGATGTAATTCACGGATATACCACTATTTTTCCTGTGCCTCTTGCAGAAACTGCAAGTTGGGACCTGGAGGCGATGAGGAAATCGGCTGAAATTGCTGCTTTAGAATCTGCCGCTAATGGCGTGAACTGGACCTTTTCTCCCATGATTGATGTTTCCCGTGATGCCCGTTGGGGTAGAATAATGGAAGGTTCTGGAGAAGATACCTATTTAACCGCAAAAGTTGCGGTTGCAAAAGTAGAGGGTTACCAGGGCAATGATTTAGCTAATTCCAGAAGTATTGCTGCCACGGCAAAACATTTTGCGGGTTACGGCTTTGGTGAAGCAGGCAGGGATTATAATACCGTGCATATTGGAGAAAATGAACTTCATAATACCATTCTTCCCCCTTTTAAAGCTGCGGCTGAAGCTGGTGTAGCAACATTTATGAATGCATTTAACGATATAGATGGCACTCCGGCAACAGGCCATAAAATTCTTCAGCGAGATATTTTAAAAAGAGACTGGGATTGGGACGGATTTGTAGTTTCAGACTGGGGTTCTATTCCCGAAATGATCCCACACGGTTTTGCAAAAGACAAAATGCAGGCTGCTGAAATCGCTTTAAACGCGGGCAGCGATATGGATATGGAAGGCGGAGCTTACGAATCCAGTCTTGTTGAACTTGTTGAGAACGAAAAAGTAAGCCTGGATTATATTGATGATGCGGTAAAAAGAGTGCTTAGGGTAAAGTTTAAACTCGGTCTTTTTGACGATCCTTATTTATATGCAAACCCAGCTCTTTTAGAACAGATTTCTTTTGAAGATCACAAAGAACTTGCCCGGGATGTGGCAAAAAAATCTATCGTTTTACTAAAAAATGAAGGTGACCTTCTTCCGCTCAAAGATGAAGTAAAAAACATTGCTGTTATTGGCCCACTTGCCGATGATAAAGATACACCAATAGGAAACTGGAGAGCGCAGGGAGAAGCTAATTCTGCTGTTTCGTTGTTGGAAGGACTTAAAAATAATGCGGGTAAAAATGTAAATATCACTTATGCTAAAGGTGCAGATCTTGGGGTTGGAGAACGAAGTTTTTTAATGCCTTTGGAAATTAATAAAACCGATAAATCGGGATTTGAAGAAGCAATTAACACAGCTTCAAAAGCCGATATGGTGATCATGGCACTTGGTGAGGATGCTTTTCAAACCGGGGAAGGTAGAAGCCAGGTGAATATTGGTTTAGCTGGAGTTCAGCAGGAATTACTGGAGGAAATTTATAAAGTGAATCAAAATATTGTTTTGGTTTTAATCAATGGTAGACCTTTGGAAATTACCTGGGCATCAGAAAATATCCCGGCCATTGTTGAGGCCTGGCAATTAGGTTCTGAAAGTGGAAATGCCATTGCCGATGTTTTACTGGGGAATTATAATCCTTCAGGAAAACTTCCGGTTTCGTTTCCAAGAGCTGTAGGCCAGGAACCACTGTATTACAATCAAAAAAGCACTGGCCGCCCTTCTAATCCTGAACACGTGACATATTCCGGTTATACCGATGAAAAGAAAGACGCGCTTTATCCTTTTGGCTTCGGACTTAGTTATACCAATTTTGAATATAGCGATTTGCAACTTTCTTCTGAAGAAATGAATCCTGATGGAAATAGCCAGGCAAGTATAACTTTAAAAAATACCGGTGATGTTGAAGGAAAAGAGATCGTTCAACTTTACTTAAGAGATCTTGTAGCCAGCACTACCAGGCCGGTGATAGAACTTAAAGGATTTGAAGCGGTAAATCTGGCTCCCGGAGCATCTAAAACAGTCACTTTTGAAATTAACGAAGAAATGCTTCAGTTTTATACAGCCAATAGAAAATGGGAATCTGAAGCCGGGGAATTCGAAGTTTTTATAGGCGGAAATTCTCGTGATCTCCAGAAAGTGAAATTCAGTTTAAAGAAATAA